In Gadus chalcogrammus isolate NIFS_2021 chromosome 1, NIFS_Gcha_1.0, whole genome shotgun sequence, the sequence TGGGCTCAGGCTTATCCTGTGGCCCAGCCAAAACACAACagacaaggagggagagggagagatccaCATACTACCATAGTAGAGGAAAGAgtttttagtgtgtgtttgtgtggacgcTCCCGAGCCTTAGAAACAAACCCCATtgttcctcactctctctctctctctctctcaaacacacacacacacacacgcgcacacacacacacagacaaacacacatttctccTCTTATTTTGCTTCTGCGGCtgttagttttttctttttttggtctcctctgatattttttttgttcccaCAGCATGAAAGCATTTCCTGCCTTTCAGTCACAGAGGTGTATCTCTAACGGCCCTTTTCGCTAAGAAaacatgcaaaacacacacacatagaaacacatagacacacaaacacaccatgctACTATTATTTCCACATTTAGAGGgatggttaaaaccccctattgCTAACCTCCACCTATAATACTAATATAGTATTATAGGTggcatatataatatatatgccGTGCCAGCATTCCCTCTGCAGCAGCCTCAATAGGGACATCAGTACCAGGCCACAGAGATGCGGGGGTCCAGGTAGTTGAGCTTCGAGGTGCCCAGAGCGATCTGCTTGTTCTCCTCTCGGTCGGTCGCCTGCATCTGAAGATTCATCAGCTGCTCTTCTatcctctgtactgtcttacgcTTCGTCTCCACCgctctgacagagagagagagagagagagagagagagagagagagagagagagagagagagagagagagagagagagagagggagggagagtgagtgagtgagtaagtgggtgtgagagagagagagagagagagagagagaaagagaaagagagagagagagaatagtggGGGATGGGCAGGGGTTGAGAATGATTAGATACTTGATCATATTTTACGAGATTGATGTTTAAAACACAGTGGAACAAAGAGATGAGGATGGAGTTAAAGGCATGATGGTGTCACTGAGACCCGGCTGGTGAAGAGGATGGTGGCCTCACTTTTTGCTCTTTTCGTCGTGAGAAGCCTTGTGATCTGCCTTGGCAGTCTTCAGCTGTTTCCTGGAAGTGGCCAGTTGCTTCTGTTTGTCATCAATCTGGAatcatcacaaacacacttctGTTCATCCGCTTGCCAAAATATGTATCTATATGAATCAATTACCATGGGGCACATGCAACTCAATTATGCCGCCGTTGACGTAGAAAAGCATGAGTTACACTGAGTGAGGTGGCCATGGTTTTACCTTGGTCTGCAGGTTCTGCATGGACTTCTCAAAGGTCTTTGGTGGGGCTCTCTGGTGGTTACAGAGGACGGCCACTGCCCGGTTGGCCCGGTTGTAAGACAGGATCTTGCCGGGGAGGTTGTCATCGGCTGTCCACAGGAGACGAGAATAACAGCAGGGGAAACGTTATAGCAGACAAGATTGTTTGCTTGTATGAATATAGACTCAAGTGGTGTGAAGTTCCGTTGATGTGTGCTACATCACAGAGGTCTGTGAGAGCCTGCGGTCGCTCACGGGAGGTGAGGGCcttgagctgctgctgcagggtgaTTGAGGCGTTGTAGGTACGGAACACCTTAGCAGTCAGGCCGTCCATCAGCTCCTGTAAGTGCTTGTTCAGAATGGAGGTCTACCGGGAGAGAAGGTAGAGCAGTGAGTGGAGAGTCAGTGCGACAAAGAGGAACAGCCTCGGTATaaatgacagtgtgtgtgtgtgtgtgattgtgtgtttgtgtttgagtttgtgtcatACGTTTAGTCTGTCGAAAAGGTCATCTTCGGGTTGCTTGTTCTCCAGGAACAACTGGAGATTCTTGAAGGCCTGAAGATGTGGATTTTGTATCAATACATATTCAATTTAATGAAAGATACTACACAcaaatatttgaaataatgaaTGTAATGTCACATGTCTGCCAGCTGGGGATGCCATTTGATCCTTTTCAGGATGGAAAAGCAcaggtgtttttgtgtttgtgctaaTAGGGAAACGGAAAGGATTTGTCTTTagatatttgtttgtttaagaggaaaagagaagatgctgtgtgtgtgtgtgtgtgtgtgtgtgtgtgtgtgtgtgtgtgtgtgtgtgtgtgtgtgtgtgtgtgtgtgtgtgtgtgtgtgtgtgtgtgtgtgtgtgtgtgtgtgtgtgtgtgtgtgtgtgtgtgtgtgtgtgtgtgtgactaataGCAGGAAACAGACTGCCCCCTGAGGCAGAGTTGACGGAAAGTGTTTCGGGTCTGGTTCACCTGTCTGTGCAAACATCCtccttatctctccctctcatacgcactcagacacgcacacaaaccacaGCTGACCTGTTGTGACCTTATTAACGCTATTGCCGGCTTTATGGAGCAGCCAAAAATGAAATAGTGTCAATTTCATCCGCAATCTCCAATCCCACATCATCATCACACGCAATGTCCCTGTTCCTTTACTTTGAActatctctctttgtctctcgcactctctctctttgtccgtcACTCTCTATCGctatcttttctctctttctatctgtcttcATCTCACCCTCTTCTCCACAGGGATTTTGTTGTAGTAGCGGATGGAGTCCTTCCCCAGGAAGTCAAACTCCACCACATACTCCTGGTCGTCCATCTTGGGGTAGAGGTTGATGTGCTCCACCCTCAGGGAGCAGCAGCCCACCGTGTCCGCCGTctcgccctcctccttctcgttACCCGCTCTCAGCGCCAGCTATAGGAGGGAGGGCAAACTGCACGTCAGCATCACCAGGCTACAATATGGCCAGAGCCTGGATAGGGCCGGGCCTGGCTAGAGCCTGGAAAGAGCCTAGATGGAATTTCACTTCTTCCATTACTCCCCAGTTGAAATGTAGTGcaacacacgtaaacacaatGTAACCCAGGTTACTAGGCCCTTATCAGAAGTCCAGTTTCAGTTAATTGATTAGATCAATAAATTAATAAGATAGAtaagataaatagataaataaataaataaatagggttTGATTTAAAATAATCTTCCATAAAATGAATAGGATTTATGATTGAAATCTTAAATATGTCAATAAATAGATTAAAGAGATAAATATACACAAGGTTATTTATATCTGTTtaaaaagattattttgtttatttcaagtGTGGCTAATGTGCCTTTCTCAAAGTGTACAAGGTTCGGGTGACATGAGGAGTTCACATAAGGCAACGTAGCGTAACCAATCAGACACCGTCAACGATCTATGATTGAAATCCTAAATATGTGTGTTAATatgcatttatttacatttaaaagtatagtttatttatatgaatattatagtattatagtATTTTCTGGCCTTTAAAGGCTGGGTCTTTTTGCTTGTATGGATTCCTGGTTGAGATCTGCATGAAGATTCTTCTCCCGCTGGGATTTCTCCCATCTCTGTAGAGGTAGTGGGGAACCTCAGTGGTAGTGGCGAGCTACCCACACCAAGGACTGTTATTTTGTTACCAAGATTCAGATTTTCCCAGTGGCTGGATGTATTGAGAAACTGTGTTTGATatctcatgtttttttatttattattttttattttacttcttTAAATCCACACAATATAGCTCTTAAAACTTACCTGTTGATTGTGTGAGTCCTTTACTTTACCTCAATGCATATTGCTAATACCCCTTTCTCCTATAGCGATCTAGACTTCTGATTTTCTGGCCCACGAGTTAATTAATGCACTGATAATTACATCTGTATCTCCCAGTCTTTACCATCGACGGTTAGAGCTGATCCTGGTTACAACAACACTATTATGCCTGATGTGTTCCTTGTCCCCCTTCATAGACGGAGCCAGCAAATACAGGAATATTAGCTAGACACTCACTTTGTCTATGAAGTAGAGCGCCACGGCTCTCTGCCGGATCCTCATCTCCTTGGACTTCCAGTCATCTCTGTACTGAGTTCGCAGACGCTCCACGCATTTCTTCAGCCGTCGCGCCGTCTCGTACTTCTGCCAGTCCTTCTCcccctgcgtgcgtgcgcacacacacacacacacacacacacacacacacacacacacacacacacacacacacacacacacacacacacacacacacacacacacacacacacacacacaagcaaagaaATATATAGAAAGGGAAGTGAGAAAAGAAAGTGAATTATTGAGAAATGGAGATGAATAAGAGGGaaatgttagagagagagagtcagagagagagagagagagagagagagagagagagagagagagagagagagagagagagagagagagagagagagagagagaaacggtaaagaaaaaaagagattgTGGTCGGAAAATATTCAGAAAAGTGTGTGAATTCTTATGAACATTGTGGGAAAGGAAGAAGGATGTACATCTGATACATCTAATGTATTTTGTTCAATCCCATACTACAGGAGGGGGGTTGAGAGAAGAGGCGGCGTTGGTGCACGGCCACACGGGTACCTTGATCCGGGAGCTGGGGTTCAACATGATGTACTTGATGGAGCCCTGGATGTTCTCCGTCCAGGACACCAGCCACGTCACCTTGTTGTCGTGGCGCAGCTCCTTCCAGCGCGTCCCGGCGGGGGGCTTAGGGTGCTTTGAGTCCCTGGAGACGGGAGAACTACATGTGAGCCTGTGCTGTTGACCGCTAGAGTCTGATGTTCTGCTGCTGCAGTCAtgttctgctgctgttgggACAATGGAGAACGAGCGTGGCAAAAAACACAATCTGTTGAGGAGCAATAACGTGCAGGGTAATCGTTTCCCCTGGGGAGAAGTTGTTGTTTCTACAATAACAAAGAGTACAGGAAGACTACATTTGACACAGTGAATGGgtagcaagtgtgtgtgtgtatgtgtgggtgtgtgtgtgtgtgtgtgtgtgtgtgtgtgtgtgtgtgtgtgtgtgtgtgtgtgtgtgtgtgtgtgtgtgtgtgtgtgtgtgtgtgtgtgtgtgtgtgcgtgcgtgcgtgcgtatatctgtgtgtgtgtgtgtccctcactccctctatacATGTTAGGCTGTGTTCGTCTACGAAATATGCCACACGCATCTCCTTTCATGTCCAGAACACAGCACACTGTAGGCGGAAGGAATGTGATAACAACTAGGTAAATTAACAAAAGTGATTCTTTCTGTCGACTGCTGAAACGGAAACTGGGGACCATAACAATAGGACAGGAGAAGGGGAAGGTTATAGTATGAAGGAGAGGTGTAGTGTATGATGAAAAACAGGAAACCAAATCAAAACCGACACGTATACATCATGATCATTGTTATTATAAGGCACCAGAGAATAGTCATCAACCCACAGTTAGCGTTTCCTCTTCCAGAAAGATGATATGAATCACACACCTAGTATTAAAAGTGTTAACAGGCTTGAACATGTCAGGACACACGTGGACGGGGACTCCACCTTGTGGCCGGTAGGCGGAACTACATGTGACAATGGCCGTGGATTAGCCGTGGGGATAGCTAGGTCACTCACTTGCTACAGTTGATGATGATGTCCTCTGGCCTGATGCGGCGCTTGAGCATGCCCATCTTGGGGTGGTCGCCTCGTCCGCGGAAGAGGCCGGGGGGCTCGATACGGAAGTTTCCGATGCGCTCCTTGTGGTTGTCCATGAGGCAGAAGCCGTACTCCTGGAGGATCCTTTCGTTCTCCTCTTTGATTTTCTGGCGGAAGTGTTCAAAATGCCATCAAAACTCTGTGCACCATTACGTGTGGTAGATGTCACGGGGTTGGGGTGTTGTTCATGACTATGGTTGTATTCTCGTGTTTGGATGTCGTGTGCTTACCAGTTTCTCATCTTTCGACATCTGTTTCCTGGCTTCTGATTGGGCCTTGAAGTGCTCGCTCATCTCATTGAAGTTGCACTTGTTGAGGTCGGTGATCTTTGACTTCTCCTCTGGTGTCATTTCCTAGGAAGGAGagccagagaggaagagattgaGCAATGGTGCAGGTGAAAATTAATGCTTTTGAAAGGGGAAAACGAAGCGGCCCCTCACCTTTCTCCAGTCTTTGAAGAAGTTCTTCCTGAAGATGTCCTTGGTGGTGTACTCATGATCCAACATCTTAGCGAAGAAAGTGGCTACCTCCTCAGCAGGCGGGCTCAGTTTAATTTGCTTaccttaagagagagagaagcgcgTTCACACATCACCATGAATTAACCCATCGTCGGGAAGTAACATTCTCTGCAGAGTCTCAGAAACACTGTGATCCTCACCATCGCAAAAAAACCTGACGTGGAGCGGAAGGGGCTCGTAGGGGAGGGCAAACACGGGCCCCTTGTGTTCCAGGAAGCGCCACTTGGACCCGTCTGTGGCCCTCTCTTCTTCCCACCTTACAAACCAAACagaagaaataataaaaaaccaGACGGGAACATTGGTGCACAGGTGCATACATAGAGGAAGAATGCTAACCAAAACCCTTTTACCTGTAATTTAGTATTTGTGTTTTACTTCTATTTGTATTATATTCGTTACATGATTTCTTTCTATATATATGCACTATTAAATGGCTAAATGCAGCAGATGTTCATATGCTAGTACATGAGCAGAACAACTGTATATTCCTTGAACTCACCATTTccacttctcttcctcctccttcttgggTTTCTTTCCTTCCATTCCCTTTTTGacctttgtcttttttttgggCTTTATGTCCTATAACAGATGTCAAGAAGATATAAGCCCTGGTTAAGAGATATGCACAAAAATTAAGATCCCATTAACTCAGTGAATATGTGAAGGAAGGCCCTTCCTCAatgtacctcctcctcctcttcatcatcgtaGTCTTGTCGCCTCTTCTTGGCCTTCTTCTCATCCTCTTTCTTAACTTTTTTGGGCTTGCAATCAAAtctaacaaaaaacaaacaaagacattaATGATGCATGCGCCTCCCTGGCTGCAGTAGTTATCCATACGCTGCATGTATAACTATGTATTAACGCAAATGTAACAACAGCAGCACCTCGCCCGTCTGACTGTATTTGTAACCATTTAACATTTGTTACTCACTCCTCGTCATCTCGTTCCCTCTTGGTTGGCTTCTGTTTGGGCGAGGGGTCAAATCCATTGTCTTCCGGCTCACTCTTAATAGGAGGTGGGCTTTTCTCTCTGAGTCAATGTTTCAAGACATAGATAATGAATAAACACTAAAGCCAGCTATTGAGTCTATTAAAGCCACCCACCAAACTCATTACATTccttattattttctttgttgaGTCCTTTTTACAACGTTAGAATAAATTCaccaatcaaataaataatattataatatagttACATAATAATGCTACACTTCTCCGCTAAATTATTGCATACCTTGCATAtccattttcattttccctTTTCGGTTTGTCTATGTGGATTGGTTTGACCTGTGGAGATACAGAAGAGGGTACTTTAAGAATCTGTCTGCTGCAAAGGGTTTGTAGTGAAGTCAAACAGACGTCTGCGAAGGCAAAccttctcatctctcctcttctccttttgTTTTTCCCTGTGCTTGTCGGAGCTGCCGTTGCTGTGTTTctgcttctctttctctttgtctcgcAGCTTCTTCTCAGAGTCTCTCCCTTCTCTGTGCTCACTGGGAAAACAGAAGTCCAAACATAGAGGTCATAGGTCCGGGGGGCAGGGGTGAGACGGGGGCTACTTATCAGACAGTGATTAATTCCTAACTTATGATAGTTAAGAAGACATTAACAGTGAAAGGAATTAATGCTGATATCAACTAAAAAATAAAGAGTAGAAAACTAGGAAAATACACAATAACACAGGAAATCTGTATTTGGTAGATGTTATGGATTTACCAAATACTTATAGATGTATTTCTTTGTTTGCTATTAAAGGAAATGTGTTGCTTGACATATAACAACATAATACATGAATCATGATCATTTACTGAAAATAATGTCTAAATTGTAAATATTGCTTAATTATTTgctttatgtttttatattttaataatttacAATCACAATAATCACAAAATACAGTTGACAATCAACAAAAGGTTGGCAGTAGTAGGATTAAAGGTATTGACTGAATAGACATGTAAATTGTTATCCTTTGAGATAGAGCTCTCCACTTAAATGAATGGTCAATACAGGAGAGGAGACATTTGTACAGGGCTCCCTACCTGTTGCTGTGCTTGGCTTTCTCCCGTTCCTTGTCTTTCTTAtggtctttgtgtctgtgttctttgtctttgtgctTGTCTTTATGCTTGTGAGAGTCTAAAGGGAAACATTTGTGGTTCACTTGACATGTAAAAACACTTCACAAAAGATGTTATCGTATAATTCATCTTGTGAATATGTCTAAAATGACACTCCCGTTAGTATGGCTTTGATAGAATTTTGAATATGTATTAAACTATCTacatcaaaatatatttttctaatAGTAAGATAAAGTAATAATAAAAGATGACAATAATTTTtacaattaatattattttacaaTAGAAATGAACAAAGCAGAACATGGAAATACTAGGTCCATTCAAATAGCATTTGGAACAACCTATCTTTAGGCTATTCCACCCTCACACGAACTTGTGGTCAAAAGTAAAGCCTTAAAAAGTTACATGATGAGCAAGACAGAGAGTTGATAGAATACAACCCGTGTGCTTTCTAGGAAGCATATCTTCATCAACAGAACCAAAACTAGAAGAGGGGCATTTCCTCCTGCTTCAACCAAGATTATTTTGCTATAGCAACGTATTCTCAATTTCTCTGAAGCAGAAAGCCCACAAGACAAGACGGTGTTATTGACCAAATCATTAAAAAGTAAGTGCGTAAGACCAAAGAACAATTAGGACACATTCTTGCACTATTTCGGTCAGAATATATAAAGTGCGAGCGGACTTGGCCTTGATCATCACCTCGTGGCGCCCCGCTGTCATCACAGCTGAACAGCGGCTGAAGACATTCCCATAAGAACAATAACAATCATCACTCTGTTCTTATGAAGGGGGCTTGGGCCGAGGCCTACTTTCCAAAAAAAATTGTCACAACATTTGTGGATCGACACAAACCTTCCTTAAGACAAAATTAATGGCcacataataaacatgtttaatTATAAGGAAATCAATGCCATATGGTTTTAATCATGTATTTTACCTATTTTCTCGTTTGAAAAGTTTACAAGTAGTCTAATGATGAATCCTTATCGCCCTGACGAAGCAATACAACGCTGCGTGTAATATCATACAGGCACAATACATCTGGTCAAAGGACCGCAATACCGGCCGACAGGGGAGATATGCTCCCGGCTTTAGCCTCCATATCACGGCAGGCACTTCCCTCACTGGTCGGCACCCTGGccgtcagacagagaaaaagaaaatggcGTAGAGACTAAGTCCTCAACCCCAATTCTGCTACTTTCGGCTCTAAAATTAGGTATATTTGCACAAATATTTAATAAAGCTATCGCATGCATAATAAACACGACGCCACGCACTTTAAGAATCAAGCCTTAGAATACAATATTTACAATCACAAGGGTAATTTTCATACCCTGTTTTTGAACAATAGACGcaagagagtggaggagaagggacTTAGTCTCTGGGACGCCATTTCTGTCCTTTAAAACCTAACAGTAGACAGTTCATGATACACAATAGAAATCAGGCTAAATGTGAATGAAAATCGTTACTGCATGACCTACCGTTTGTTTTAGATCCAGAAATGACCTGAAATTTTGAAAGACAAAGGTATTAAATATTTCTACTTTCTAAATGCCGGTGTCTTGGTTATTCAAGTTCCAGTGGGTCGAACAAAAATTCCTGGATACACAACACATTTAATTGCATCCACACATCAATCAAAACTATGATCGTGATAAAGATAAGTATTTGAACTTATTTACTTCTATCCATTATTACATACCCTATTATTACTAGCCAACCACGACACTTATCAATACATAACTGATGTGTGACAGACGTATAAAGACATCGCTGACAAAGAGCTACCTGGTAATCTGTATTTCTATGATCTCCGCTCATCGTCAAGTTGTTGTGTAAGTAAAATGCAGCCACAGAAGACGGTTGTTCAAGAAGCGACGTTGGCACAAGCAATCCTTGATAGTCTATGGAATGGAGTCGGTGTGCGCTGGTTGAAGTCCCATTATTTAGACAGTGCGCATGCTCATATCAATTTGAATGGCGAGAGGAAAAAAACTCTGTGGGGTACCTCCctgacaaaaaaatcaaaataatGCATAAGTGACTCAAATACGAGTCAGTTACAAATATTAACGAGGACCCATTCAACTTTCTATTTAATGGGATACCATTTGAACATCGATTAAGGTAAGTTGTAAGAGACAAAGACTATTTGAAAGGTTATAATTGAACTAACTTCTGTCAGTACATTAATGCCCTACCCCATTAAACACACAAATTGTATACATTATTGGatatatgtattgtattgttaCTTTGAAAGTCAGCAATAAACgagaatatatacattttaaataatacaAGGATTTCACAAGACAAAGCAGTAGAAAATTTAATTGACTTTTACAACATAATTATACAATCATAACAAGATCTAATATCGGTCTTCACGTGATTAATCcagcattaaaaaacaaaaatacatcatTCACACAACTTCACACTCATAACCACACACTAACTACAAACTCACATAATAGCAGGGACAAAACagaatttaattattttaaaacaaCAATCTGTACATGGGTTACTCACTCCAGTGAAATTCATAATTCACGAGCTGGAAACCATTATCAGATGATTACAAATGTTTAAAGTACAGTTCACAGGGTACCACAACTGCAGTCAGGCCTATTTAGACTTCCTTCGTTTGGCCTGAGTGGGACTCGCTCCAGTCTCTGCGAAGGACAAACAAGAAAGACCATCGGTTGAGATGCATGCGAGTGGAAAGATTGAGTTACAGCAGTGTTACAGAAATCTCTTTGTagctgaaaaagaaaaaaaaataggcatTCATGACAACCAATTGTGGATTATAAAGTGATAATATAGTACAGGTACAAGAGTACATCAATGTGTACAGCTGTTCTGACTGAAATTTCTATTGTGATAGATATACATTTCCAAAGTAAATGTTATAATTTAATTTACATAAAAGGTATATAGCcagtccgacacacacacacacacacacacacacacacacacacacacacacacacacacacacacacacacacacacacacacacacacacacacacacacacacacacacacacacacacacacacacacctttggaAGCAGCACTGGAGGCAGCGGGCCTGGCCgacctcttcctcatcccgCTGTCCGCTACGGGCTCGTCCTCCGCCTCCTTGTCCGCCCGGGAGCTCCTGCGACTCGGACCCTTGGGCTTCTCCACAGCCACTctggagaggcagacagagggagaaaacaAACCGAGACAGACAAGAGTGGGGAGGGAAGAAGTGGTTGTTAATGAGGGTAGGCACAGGAATCCTTTAACCCTCCTCTGGTCAGAGTTACAATACCACATGGGACTCGGGACTCGGCTGTTTCTCCTCGTCTACCACAGATACTGCCCGTCTTCAGCCCCCACCGTGTCCACTACGAGGTGGCAGGGTCGGCGTGGTCACTGCGTGTGTCTTGGCAGCACCAGTACGGCTTAAATACATACCTTGGGACTAAGTTGATGGGcgtctttcttttctttgccCATCTGTGATAGAAGTGGAAAAACAGCGGTAAACTAAAAACTGTGGTGCGCACAAAGCATGGGTTTACTTCCCCCTTCATATTTTTGGGAAAATTAAAATAAACCCAAGAAAGAAAGGAATGTGATGGCCATAAACAGAAGGTGAGAAGATCAGAGAAGAGGAAGCTTAAGCCTCATCCTTAAGAGAATGAGTACTGCGGTTGATCTATCTTTGAGacatgcatttgaattgttgaaatGTTGCATGCCATGCATACATACCAAGTGTTGGGGCCACGCGGATCATTGATTTCACCATGTACCCCCCTGGCCAACCAAA encodes:
- the LOC130382474 gene encoding DNA topoisomerase 1-like; amino-acid sequence: MSGDHRNTDYQVISGSKTNDSHKHKDKHKDKEHRHKDHKKDKEREKAKHSNSEHREGRDSEKKLRDKEKEKQKHSNGSSDKHREKQKEKRRDEKVKPIHIDKPKRENENGYAREKSPPPIKSEPEDNGFDPSPKQKPTKRERDDEEFDCKPKKVKKEDEKKAKKRRQDYDDEEEEEDIKPKKKTKVKKGMEGKKPKKEEEEKWKWWEEERATDGSKWRFLEHKGPVFALPYEPLPLHVRFFCDGKQIKLSPPAEEVATFFAKMLDHEYTTKDIFRKNFFKDWRKEMTPEEKSKITDLNKCNFNEMSEHFKAQSEARKQMSKDEKLKIKEENERILQEYGFCLMDNHKERIGNFRIEPPGLFRGRGDHPKMGMLKRRIRPEDIIINCSKDSKHPKPPAGTRWKELRHDNKVTWLVSWTENIQGSIKYIMLNPSSRIKGEKDWQKYETARRLKKCVERLRTQYRDDWKSKEMRIRQRAVALYFIDKLALRAGNEKEEGETADTVGCCSLRVEHINLYPKMDDQEYVVEFDFLGKDSIRYYNKIPVEKRAFKNLQLFLENKQPEDDLFDRLNTSILNKHLQELMDGLTAKVFRTYNASITLQQQLKALTSPDDNLPGKILSYNRANRAVAVLCNHQRAPPKTFEKSMQNLQTKIDDKQKQLATSRKQLKTAKADHKASHDEKSKKAVETKRKTVQRIEEQLMNLQMQATDREENKQIALGTSKLNYLDPRISVAWCKKWEISIEKVYNKTQREKFAWAIDMAEDDFEF